The following coding sequences lie in one Meles meles chromosome X, mMelMel3.1 paternal haplotype, whole genome shotgun sequence genomic window:
- the LOC123935535 gene encoding synaptophysin, which produces MLLLADMDVVNQLVAGGQFRVVKEPLGFVKVLQWVFAIFAFATCGSYTGELRLSVECANKTESDLSIEVEFEYPFRLHQVYFDAPTCRGDTEKIFLVGDYSSSAEFFVTVAVFAFLYSMGALATYIFLQNKYRENNKGPMMDFLATAVFAFMWLVSSSAWAKGLSDVKMATDPENIIKGMSVCHQTGNTCKELRDPVTSGLNTSVVFGFLNLVLWVGNLWFVFKETGWAAPFMRAPPGAPEKQPAPGDAYGEAGYGQGPGGYGPQDSYGPQGGYQPDYGQPAGGGGGGYGPQGDYGQQGYGPQGAPTSFSNQM; this is translated from the exons ATGCTGCTGCTGGCAGACATGGACGTGGTGAATCAG CTGGTGGCCGGGGGTCAGTTCCGGGTGGTCAAGGAGCCCCTTGGCTTCGTGAAGGTGCTGCAATGG GTCTTTGCTATCTTCGCCTTTGCCACATGCGGCAGTTACACTGGGGAGCTCCGGCTGAGCGTGGAGTGTGCCAACAAGACAGAGAGTGACCTCAGCATCGAGGTTGAATTCGAGTACCCCTTCAG GCTGCACCAAGTGTACTTTGACGCACCCACCTGCCGAGGGGACACGGAGAAAATCTTCCTGGTGGGGGACTACTCCTCGTCGGCTGAATTCTTTGTCACCGTGGCTGTGTTTGCCTTTCTGTACTCCATGGGGGCTCTGGCCACCTACATCTTCCTGCAGAATAAGTACCGAGAGAACAACAAAGGACCCATGATG GACTTTCTGGCCACGGCTGTGTTCGCCTTCATGTGGCTGGTTAGCTCATCAGCATGGGCCAAGGGACTGTCAGACGTGAAAATGGCCACTGACCCAGAGAACATTATCAAAGGGATGTCTGTCTGCCACCAGACGGGGAACACATGCAAGGAGCTTAGGGACCCTGTGACCTCTGGCCTCAACACTTCAGTG GTGTTCGGCTTCCTGAACTTGGTGCTCTGGGTCGGCAACCTGTGGTTCGTGTTCAAGGAGACAGGCTGGGCTGCCCCATTCATGCGTGCACCTCCCGGCGCCCCCGAGAAGCAACCAGCGCCCGGGGACGCCTATGGCGAGGCAGGCTACGGGCAGGGCCCGGGCGGGTACGGGCCCCAGGACTCCTACGGGCCCCAGGGCGGCTACCAGCCCGACTACGGGCAGCCCgccggcggtggcggcggcggctaCGGGCCTCAGGGAGACTACGGGCAGCAAGGCTATGGCCCTCAGGGCGCGCCCACCTCCTTCTCCAATCAGATGTAG